One Faecalispora anaeroviscerum genomic window carries:
- a CDS encoding carbohydrate ABC transporter permease: MKDNAAEKNLGLLRLRRGMAYLILIFLIFLSLFSFYILFVNATRSHPDIQKGFSFLPGGSLGANFNNLMHNANLPVFSGLMNSLLVASLSALFATYFSTMTAFGIHAYRFRLNQAAFSMILMVMMVPTQVTALGFVRLMASMGFKNSFIPLTVPAIASPIVFFFMIQYMKSSLPLEVIEAARIDGAGELYAFNRIVIPMMKPAIAVQAIFTFVSSWNNYFLPALILDTKKKLTMPILIAQLRSADFMKFDMGQVYLLIALAIFPVMIVYLCLSKFIVRGVALGSVKG, encoded by the coding sequence ATGAAAGACAACGCTGCGGAAAAAAATCTGGGTCTGCTGCGCCTGCGGCGTGGTATGGCATATCTGATTCTCATTTTTCTGATCTTCCTGTCCCTGTTTTCGTTCTATATTCTTTTTGTCAATGCCACGCGCTCCCACCCGGATATTCAGAAGGGGTTTTCCTTTCTGCCGGGCGGCTCTCTGGGGGCTAATTTTAACAACCTGATGCACAATGCGAACCTGCCGGTGTTCTCCGGCCTGATGAACAGCCTTCTGGTGGCGTCGCTGTCGGCACTGTTTGCCACCTATTTTTCCACTATGACGGCGTTTGGAATTCATGCGTATCGGTTTCGGCTGAATCAGGCCGCCTTTTCGATGATTCTGATGGTGATGATGGTTCCCACGCAGGTTACGGCTCTTGGGTTTGTTCGATTGATGGCGAGCATGGGGTTTAAGAATTCCTTTATTCCTCTGACGGTTCCGGCAATTGCCTCACCCATTGTGTTCTTTTTTATGATACAGTACATGAAAAGCTCTTTGCCACTGGAGGTCATCGAAGCCGCGCGCATCGACGGAGCGGGCGAGCTCTACGCCTTTAACCGCATTGTGATCCCCATGATGAAGCCGGCCATTGCGGTGCAGGCGATTTTCACCTTCGTCAGCTCCTGGAACAATTACTTTCTGCCGGCATTGATTCTTGATACCAAAAAGAAGCTGACCATGCCGATTTTGATTGCACAGCTGCGCAGCGCCGATTTTATGAAGTTTGACATGGGTCAGGTTTACCTGCTGATCGCACTGGCAATTTTTCCGGTGATGATTGTATATCTTTGCCTTTCCAAGTTTATTGTGCGCGGCGTCGCTTTGGGCAGCGTAAAAGGCTGA
- a CDS encoding glutamine synthetase III family protein, whose protein sequence is MSKIPEIFGSFVFNESVMRDKLPKDTYKALKKTRDEGIPLDAQVANVVANAMKNWAIENGATHFTHWFQPMTGITAGKHDGFISPTGDGTVIMEFSGKELIQGEPDASSFPNGGIRATFEARGYTAWDPTSDAFVKDGSLYIPTVFCSYGGEALDKKAPLLRSMSALNKQVLRVLKLFGHDDVKHTTVTVGPEQEYFLVPEEMFLKREDLVYTGRTLFGAKPPKGQELDDHYFGELKVTVGEFMQEMDEELWKLGVLSKTKHNEVAPAQHEMAPIFSVCSLATDQNQLTMEVMKKVAARHGLTCLLHEKPFARINGSGKHNNYSIATDTGMNLLDPGDSPRENAQFLLFLTAIIKAVDEHQDLLRIAVADAGNDHRLGGNEAPPAIVSIFIGEELENVLAAIEDGTEYKAKGRRFVKIGADVLPPIRKDSTDRNRTSPMAFTGNKFEFRMQGSSSSIAGINIVLNTTIAEVLAGFADELEKADNFSEALPELIRKTLKANKRIVFNGNNYSAEWVEEAGRRGLLNLKSTPEALAYYPRKENIELFERQGVLTETELKSRYEIILEKYIKQVHIEALTMLEMIHKDILPAVSSFTGDLSAQAINKKNLGIDSALEKAQIEKLSVLSAKLFEMADSLQGSVDHTDESGDFLKEARYYREEVLSRMEAARAIADEMELLVGRTYWPFPTYGELLFGVK, encoded by the coding sequence ATGAGTAAGATTCCGGAAATTTTTGGAAGCTTTGTATTTAACGAAAGCGTTATGAGAGACAAATTGCCCAAGGATACTTACAAGGCATTAAAGAAGACAAGAGATGAGGGGATTCCTCTTGATGCTCAAGTGGCGAATGTTGTTGCAAACGCCATGAAAAACTGGGCTATAGAAAATGGTGCAACACATTTTACCCATTGGTTCCAGCCTATGACAGGCATTACCGCCGGTAAACACGACGGGTTCATCAGCCCCACCGGCGACGGCACGGTGATTATGGAATTCTCCGGCAAAGAGCTGATTCAGGGCGAACCGGATGCGTCCAGCTTCCCGAACGGCGGCATTCGCGCCACCTTCGAAGCCCGCGGCTACACCGCGTGGGACCCGACCTCTGACGCATTTGTCAAAGACGGCTCCCTGTATATTCCTACCGTATTCTGCTCCTACGGCGGAGAGGCTCTGGACAAAAAAGCGCCGCTGCTGCGCTCAATGTCCGCTTTGAACAAGCAGGTTCTGCGTGTTCTGAAGCTGTTCGGCCATGATGACGTGAAGCATACTACCGTTACCGTCGGCCCCGAGCAGGAGTACTTCCTCGTTCCGGAAGAGATGTTCTTGAAAAGAGAAGACCTTGTATACACCGGCCGCACCCTGTTCGGCGCAAAGCCGCCCAAGGGTCAGGAGCTGGATGACCACTACTTCGGCGAGCTGAAGGTAACCGTTGGTGAGTTCATGCAGGAGATGGACGAAGAACTCTGGAAGCTCGGCGTTCTGAGCAAAACCAAGCATAACGAGGTTGCTCCGGCCCAGCATGAAATGGCCCCTATCTTCTCCGTCTGCAGCCTGGCTACCGACCAGAACCAGCTGACGATGGAAGTGATGAAGAAGGTTGCCGCCCGCCACGGGCTGACCTGCCTGCTGCATGAAAAACCGTTTGCCCGCATCAACGGCAGCGGCAAGCACAACAACTACTCCATCGCCACCGATACCGGCATGAATCTGCTGGATCCCGGCGATTCCCCGAGAGAGAACGCCCAGTTCCTGCTGTTCCTCACGGCGATCATCAAGGCGGTCGACGAGCATCAGGATCTGCTGCGCATTGCCGTAGCGGATGCCGGCAACGACCATCGCCTGGGCGGTAACGAAGCACCTCCCGCTATTGTCTCCATCTTCATCGGTGAAGAACTGGAAAATGTTCTGGCTGCCATTGAAGACGGTACTGAATATAAGGCCAAGGGCCGCCGGTTCGTGAAAATCGGTGCGGATGTACTCCCCCCGATCCGTAAGGATTCCACCGACCGTAACCGCACCTCTCCCATGGCGTTTACCGGCAACAAGTTTGAATTCCGCATGCAGGGTTCCTCCAGCTCGATTGCGGGCATCAACATTGTGCTGAACACCACGATCGCAGAGGTGCTGGCAGGCTTCGCGGACGAACTGGAGAAAGCGGATAACTTCTCCGAAGCGCTGCCCGAGCTGATCCGCAAGACGCTCAAAGCGAACAAGCGGATTGTCTTTAACGGCAACAACTATTCCGCAGAGTGGGTTGAGGAAGCCGGGCGTCGCGGTCTGCTGAATCTGAAGAGCACACCCGAAGCACTGGCTTACTACCCCCGCAAAGAAAACATCGAGCTGTTCGAGCGCCAGGGCGTATTGACGGAAACCGAATTGAAATCCCGTTATGAGATCATTTTGGAGAAATACATCAAGCAGGTTCATATCGAAGCCTTGACGATGCTGGAAATGATCCACAAGGATATTCTACCGGCCGTCAGCTCCTTCACCGGCGACCTGAGCGCACAGGCGATTAACAAGAAGAACCTTGGAATCGACAGCGCTTTGGAAAAGGCACAGATTGAAAAGCTCAGCGTTCTTTCCGCAAAACTGTTTGAAATGGCCGACAGTCTGCAGGGCAGCGTTGACCATACAGATGAATCCGGCGATTTCCTCAAGGAAGCCAGGTACTACCGCGAGGAAGTGCTGTCTCGCATGGAAGCGGCCCGCGCAATTGCGGACGAAATGGAGCTTCTGGTGGGCAGAACCTACTGGCCTTTCCCGACTTACGGCGAGCTGCTGTTCGGCGTAAAGTAA
- a CDS encoding MATE family efflux transporter, whose translation MRMKIPFLNGSVGERRDMILYSSIPKTLMLLAMPSLMMGLVQSMMPLSDGLFINNIAGPFVASSVTYCLPILNMVIALSQGLGSAGMAVIGQANGRGDFARGRKISSQLILLAFLLGIASIPAMILLAFPISAIVTKEISDIVWLYLVLNSFAMPFYFMEAVYNAVKNAAGQPEATFVRMLLLLLLKILFNFLFIYLFPLGIVGCVLSSVLSNVIVCVIMFYELFIRESEERLEWPGFHLDREIAADLMRIGLPTMLSSVTMNLGFYLINNEVQKYGAIVLNGQGIASNITSICFAMTGAFGPTVTTMVSMNMGAGKKNRARSSMWIACVFSALTAAVLIALIVPFVGPLTALFTRNPQVLEMARTSLHIYIYSVVGFGVCMVQQGAFIGLGRTRIPLVISILRIWFLRYLFILATEKYLGVLSVFWGNLFSNLMAALIITLMVLRMPWESVLPNRDPTPPKEKE comes from the coding sequence ATGCGCATGAAAATACCCTTTTTAAACGGAAGCGTCGGCGAACGGCGCGACATGATTTTGTATAGCAGCATCCCCAAAACGCTGATGCTGCTCGCAATGCCATCGCTGATGATGGGACTGGTGCAGTCCATGATGCCGCTGTCAGACGGGCTGTTTATCAATAATATTGCAGGGCCGTTTGTCGCCAGCTCAGTCACCTACTGCCTGCCAATCCTCAATATGGTGATCGCGCTGTCGCAGGGGCTTGGCTCAGCGGGTATGGCGGTGATCGGTCAGGCAAACGGCCGCGGTGATTTTGCGCGGGGGAGAAAGATCTCTTCACAACTGATTCTGCTGGCGTTCCTGCTCGGCATCGCGTCTATTCCGGCAATGATTTTGCTGGCTTTTCCGATCTCGGCGATCGTCACAAAAGAAATATCGGACATTGTCTGGCTTTATCTTGTGCTCAATTCGTTCGCAATGCCGTTCTATTTTATGGAGGCGGTGTACAACGCCGTCAAGAATGCCGCCGGTCAGCCTGAGGCAACCTTCGTCCGCATGCTTCTTCTTCTGCTGCTAAAGATTTTGTTTAATTTTCTTTTTATCTATCTGTTTCCCCTCGGTATTGTCGGTTGTGTCCTTTCTTCGGTGCTGTCAAACGTGATTGTCTGTGTCATTATGTTTTATGAGCTGTTTATCCGGGAGTCGGAGGAGAGACTGGAATGGCCGGGCTTTCATCTTGACCGCGAAATTGCCGCTGATTTAATGCGGATTGGTCTGCCGACGATGCTGTCGAGCGTGACGATGAACCTGGGTTTTTATCTGATTAATAACGAGGTGCAAAAATACGGTGCAATCGTTTTAAACGGCCAAGGGATCGCCAGCAACATTACGAGCATTTGTTTTGCGATGACTGGCGCGTTCGGCCCAACCGTAACGACGATGGTTAGCATGAATATGGGCGCGGGGAAGAAGAATCGTGCCCGCAGCAGTATGTGGATTGCCTGCGTATTCAGTGCGCTGACCGCCGCGGTGCTGATCGCGTTGATTGTTCCCTTTGTCGGGCCTCTGACCGCGCTGTTTACCCGCAACCCGCAGGTGCTGGAAATGGCCCGTACCTCCCTGCATATTTATATTTACTCCGTTGTTGGTTTTGGTGTTTGCATGGTGCAGCAGGGCGCGTTTATCGGCCTGGGGCGCACGCGTATCCCATTGGTGATCAGTATTCTGCGCATCTGGTTTCTGCGCTACCTGTTCATTCTGGCTACGGAGAAGTACCTCGGCGTGCTTTCCGTGTTTTGGGGAAATCTGTTCTCAAACCTGATGGCGGCCCTGATCATCACGCTGATGGTGTTGCGCATGCCGTGGGAATCGGTTCTGCCCAATCGTGACCCTACACCGCCGAAAGAAAAGGAATAA
- a CDS encoding LysR family transcriptional regulator, which produces MKQSFKIFLLTAEELSISRAAKRAYVTQQCVSDHIKRLEDEYEVTLFERKPNLRLTEAGETMLRALRSVHILENNMERNIQEIADGRKGSFTVGMSTSRAQIILPLMLKRYYEHFPKVNVSFYVNDTVILEEKLLDGTIDLFLGANASLNPVFHTMPLANDQMYLIINENLFQQHFGSKEMKEFEQGADLSRFSEVPFSLYYETGAVNLMIQQHLKDYGIHLSNTPYHISDCDTHIFLCASGLCAALIPEMLSLRIYEYNTKCDPDKYVHIFPVKNFHYPLRIELIWHKDIRQPFYIKAFCEMLEEEVNKLIKNHK; this is translated from the coding sequence ATGAAACAAAGTTTTAAGATTTTTCTCCTGACGGCTGAGGAGCTAAGCATCAGCAGGGCGGCAAAACGCGCCTATGTAACACAGCAATGCGTTAGCGACCACATTAAACGGCTGGAGGACGAATACGAGGTAACACTATTCGAGCGAAAGCCAAACCTGCGTCTGACGGAAGCGGGAGAAACCATGCTCAGGGCCTTGCGCAGCGTGCATATTTTAGAGAACAACATGGAGCGCAACATCCAAGAAATCGCTGACGGGCGCAAGGGCTCCTTTACTGTTGGAATGAGCACCTCACGCGCTCAGATTATTTTGCCGCTTATGCTCAAACGCTATTATGAGCATTTCCCCAAGGTGAACGTTTCTTTTTATGTAAACGACACAGTGATTCTGGAAGAAAAGCTGCTGGACGGCACAATTGATTTATTTCTGGGGGCCAACGCCTCCCTGAACCCGGTGTTTCACACCATGCCTTTGGCTAATGATCAGATGTACCTAATCATTAATGAGAACCTGTTTCAGCAGCATTTTGGCAGCAAAGAAATGAAGGAATTTGAACAAGGCGCAGATCTTTCGCGCTTTTCAGAAGTTCCTTTTTCGTTATATTACGAAACCGGAGCCGTCAACCTGATGATTCAGCAGCATTTGAAAGACTACGGAATCCACCTTTCGAACACACCCTATCACATCAGCGACTGCGACACGCATATCTTTTTGTGCGCATCTGGTTTGTGTGCCGCCTTGATTCCTGAAATGCTGTCTCTGCGTATTTACGAGTACAATACCAAGTGCGATCCAGACAAATACGTTCACATCTTCCCTGTAAAAAACTTCCACTATCCTCTGCGCATCGAGCTAATCTGGCATAAGGATATCCGACAGCCCTTTTACATTAAAGCTTTCTGCGAGATGCTGGAGGAAGAGGTTAACAAATTGATAAAAAATCATAAGTAG
- a CDS encoding DUF6282 family protein, producing the protein MEYNQRKATELLEDGYDLHVHSAPSHIKRILDDVEVLQQASEAKMAGILIKNHYESTAARAALLNKRSGLATRAYGGIVLNWPAGGLNPYAAESALKLGGSFVWLPTRDAANCLTYGNMPGDFFDRPGISILDENEKLLPAVYEVLEVVRRYNAVFATGHVSPRESVIVCKAARQMGVRTVLTHPEWERTVISGEVQAQLAELGVMIEKDWINVADGTCSIETMMRNIRLVGCEHVFIATDRGQMGKETPREGMLHFIELLLEQGFSDREIKTMVHSVPQSLLA; encoded by the coding sequence ATGGAATACAATCAACGAAAGGCGACGGAGCTGCTGGAGGACGGCTATGACCTTCATGTTCACAGCGCCCCTTCTCACATCAAACGAATACTGGATGACGTAGAGGTATTGCAGCAGGCGAGTGAAGCAAAAATGGCCGGTATTTTAATCAAGAACCATTATGAATCTACCGCTGCGCGGGCCGCACTTCTGAACAAGCGAAGTGGTCTTGCGACTAGAGCCTATGGAGGAATTGTACTGAACTGGCCGGCCGGAGGGCTGAATCCATATGCCGCCGAAAGCGCGCTGAAACTGGGAGGTAGTTTTGTGTGGCTGCCGACCCGGGATGCAGCCAACTGCCTGACGTACGGAAACATGCCGGGTGACTTTTTTGACAGACCAGGAATTAGCATTCTGGATGAAAATGAAAAGCTTCTGCCGGCTGTTTACGAGGTGTTAGAGGTAGTAAGGCGGTATAATGCCGTGTTTGCTACCGGCCATGTTAGCCCTAGAGAATCGGTCATTGTTTGTAAGGCGGCGCGCCAGATGGGAGTGCGCACAGTTTTGACGCACCCGGAATGGGAACGCACTGTCATCTCTGGAGAAGTGCAGGCGCAGCTCGCCGAGCTGGGAGTAATGATTGAAAAAGACTGGATCAATGTTGCAGACGGTACCTGCTCCATAGAAACGATGATGCGCAATATTCGTCTGGTAGGCTGTGAGCATGTATTTATCGCAACAGACAGGGGACAAATGGGAAAAGAGACCCCACGGGAAGGAATGCTGCATTTCATTGAATTGCTGCTAGAACAGGGCTTTTCAGACCGAGAAATCAAAACTATGGTTCATTCTGTTCCGCAATCGCTTCTGGCCTAA